A region from the Desmospora profundinema genome encodes:
- a CDS encoding M67 family metallopeptidase: protein MASTLITIQARVIQLMEAHCQQELPREACGILAGNGQEITRFFPIPNQDSSPQSFSFEPRAFLEALKIMRREQLEWLGILHSHPRTDPYPSDRDISHWHYPELISWILSFHDHPPRLSAYHIKHGRVVPVLYEVVSGDEETDRLE, encoded by the coding sequence ATGGCCTCCACTTTGATCACGATTCAAGCCCGTGTCATTCAACTCATGGAAGCGCACTGTCAGCAGGAACTGCCGCGGGAAGCATGCGGAATCCTGGCCGGGAACGGGCAGGAAATCACCCGTTTCTTTCCTATTCCCAACCAAGATTCCAGTCCACAATCCTTCTCTTTTGAACCCCGTGCCTTCCTGGAAGCCCTGAAGATTATGCGGCGGGAACAGTTGGAGTGGCTGGGCATTCTCCACTCCCACCCCCGAACCGACCCCTACCCCTCCGACCGGGATATCTCCCATTGGCACTATCCCGAATTAATCAGCTGGATCCTATCCTTTCATGATCATCCTCCCCGTTTGTCGGCCTATCATATTAAACACGGCCGTGTCGTTCCCGTTCTTTACGAAGTGGTTTCCGGGGACGAGGAGACGGACCGACTGGAGTGA